A genomic window from Triticum urartu cultivar G1812 chromosome 7, Tu2.1, whole genome shotgun sequence includes:
- the LOC125523951 gene encoding uncharacterized protein At2g27730, mitochondrial-like — translation MAMRCALTSLPARLRSPAVVASGTRRLLSDGKGRVLSEEERAKENVYIQKMERERQEKLKKKLEQEKDAADKAKSGADGKKAEGTN, via the exons ATGGCGATGAGATGCGCGCTGACCTCGCTCCCCGCGCGCCTCCGGTCCCCGGCGGTGGTAGCCAGCGGGACGCGGCGCCTTCTGAGTGACGGGAAGGGGCGCGTGCTCAGCGAGGAGGAGCGCGCCAAGGAGAACGTCTACATCCAG AAGatggagagggagaggcaggagAAGCTCAAGAAAAAGCTCGAACAGGAGAAGGATGCGGCCGACAAGGCTAAGTCCGGCGCCGACGGCAAG AAGGCCGAGGGAACTAACTAG